TTAATGGTATATTTTTTTAATGCTGGCTTCGGCATAACCGGCAGCAGAGGTCATCCCCTTTCCACCTATAGCTGTCCGAATGTGTATCCGGTCGTCGATATCATATTCAACGATTGGTTTTGTCTTGTGCTGAGGATAAAAACCGGCCCAGGTTTCCGAAATTTTACGGACATCAAAATTGACTATCCGCTGTGCTTCGGTCATCATCAGTTCATTAACCTGATGATTGATTTTGAAGCCAAGGTCATCACTTTCGTTTACCCCCGCGTATTCATGCGAATCCCCGATAATAATGGATCCGTCTATTCCTTTTTTAAACAAGATATGAATGCCCCATTTTTTAAGTTTCTGCTGATCTTCCGGATTGGATAACTTCTTAAAAGAAAGACATTCCTGAAAAGACTCATATCTTCTGATGGACAAACCTGTCAGGATGTTTCCCTCCAGCTGCACCTCCGGCATGGGCAGCGTTTTCATCATCTGGAGTTTGCAAAGAGTAATTCCGCTTTCCTTAAACAGGGAGGCAAAGAGCAGCTTGAATTCCCCGCCATTACAGATCACCGCTTTCTCTGCATGGAACATTTCTCCTGCAGCACTGACCATATTTACCCGATCGCCGGAAACCTGGCATTCTATCATTGCAGTAGCCGGTTTATAGCTAAGATTGGAGTATTTCCCTATCGCATAACTGATCAGCTTACGGATCATCTGATCAGGCTCCACACTAACCTCCTGAGGGAAGAAAAGTCCTCCTTTACAATATTCCTTTTTCAAAGAAGGATACCTGGCTAAACAATCTGTAGCAGATAACAATACCGACTCGTATCCTGAATCGTCCATCTTTGATTTTAATTCCAGGATCAATTGCAACTCTTCTTTATCTGAAGGGATATAAAGTGTCCCGTTATTGCGGACACTGATATCGGATTCCCGCTGAATTTCTTTATACAGCTCAGTGGCACGTAAAGCATAGGGAAACCAATCGGAGGCCATCCCTGAAGGAACCACCTGACCAAAATTTCTGACCGTAGCGTTTACAGGATACTGATCTTTCTCCGTCAGCAGCACCTTCTTTCCCATGCGCGCGGCATGTATCGCATGAAAGGTTCCGAGAACTCCGGAGCCTACTACTATTAAATCGTATATCGGTGTTTTCATCATCTTATCTACCAGGGCATAGAAAATGTTTTCACGTAGGAGAAGCATTTGATTGCTTCCACCACTCCTTCTTTAATACCCAGCCCTGAATCCTTGATTCCACCAAAAGGAGAGTTTTCTATCCGATAACCCGGGACTTCATTAATATTTACCGTTCCTACTTTTAATTCTTTAACAAAGCGGATGGCATGATCCATATTGTTGGTTACGACACCGGAAGACAGGCCAAAAGCAGTGGAATTAGACAGCGCGATGGCATCATCGATATCTTTGAAGGTCATGATCGGTGCTAAAGGTCCAAAGGATTCCTGAACTACCATTTGTGCATCTCTTGGTACATTGACAATAACTGTAGGCTCCAGCAAGGCGCCCTGGCGTTTCCCGCCAAACAGGACTTTTGCACCTTGTGCAACTGCCTTGGCAACGACTTCCTCCAGGTAAATAGCCGACTGTTCGTCGATCACAGTTCCCACCCTGGTTTCCGGATCTGCCGGGTCACCGGACAAGTATTCTTTTGTTTTTTCTACAAAGCGTTCTGTAAACGCTTCAGCAATACGCTCCTGCACCAGAATTCGTTTCACCGCCGTACAGCGTTGTCCCGAATTGCGAAAAGCTCCCTCTGCAGCCAGGTTCACTGCAAGATCAAGGTCCGCATCTTCCAGGACAATCAGGGGATCATTACCGCCGAGTTCCAGGATCACCTTTTTATAACCTGCAGTAGCTGCGATTTTCTTTCCTACCGCAACACTCCCCGTAAAGGATACCAAATCCACCTCCGGAGCCTGGATCAGGACTTCCGCAACTTCCTTTGTCTCCCCAAGCAGTACACTCAGCATGTATTCCGGCAGACCTGCTTCATATAATAACTCCACAAAACGAATCGCCGTTAATGGTGTCTTTTCTGAAGGTTTCAGGATCACCGGTGTTCCCGCTGCTAAAGCCGGTGCAATTTTATGTGCCACCTGATTTAGCGGATGATTGAAGGGGGTAATCGCTACTGCAAGTTTCAGCGGCTCACGAAGCGTGAATATCTTACGTTGTTTTCCATTTGGAGAGATGTCACAGGAGTAAATCTGTCCATCATCTTTCAGACATTCTATTGCCGCGAATAACAATACATCATGCGCTCTTCCAATCTCATAATCGGCTTCCCGGATACATAAACCGGATTCTGCAGTAATCAGCCGGGCGAATGCCTCCTTTCTCTCCAGCAGCAACATCCTTGCTCCATCTAAAATGCGGTATCTTTCATAACGGCTCAATACCGTCCCTCCCTTAAGCGCTGTAGCAATCGCATTCCGGGTATCAGATTGATCAGCCATTTCTACGGTTCCCACCAATCGTCCGTCATAAGGGCTGTACACCGCTAATTGTTTTCCTGAAGAAACTGGTTTGGCCGCAACAAGCGAGGCTAGTCTAAGTATATTTTCAGTGGCAGTTAATTCTTCTTTCATATGCTTAATTTAAAAATAGATGCAGATCCCCCTGCAACCGGTATCTGCTAAAAACTAATGGGTACCATTCACAGTGAAGTCAAATACATCGAAATTACGCGGATCGCCCTGGGCTCTCATTTTGTAGGTTGCATTGAGGCGATGAGAAATCACCAGGGGGACCATCTCTTCATACCTGCCACCATGAGAACGTAATGTTCCATCCAACGCTTTCAGGTCGTGATCTGCAGCCGTTTTTCCAACCACTACATCACGTGCCGATAACACGAAAAGATCCCCGGTCCTATCGGCAGGCTGTTCCAGTAAACGGCAACCTTTTTCTTTATTATACACCTCAGTAATGCCGGGTTGTGCCGCCAGCCATTGTTCTACTTCGTCAATATTTGAATTGTTATTTACATATACCAATACATAAGAGCCCAATGCGCCATGGTGTTTCACATAAGGATCTGTAATTGGGCAAATCACCCGGAAACCAGGACCAAACTGTTCGGTCAGCATCGTCTCGATAAACAAGACATTTGGAGATCCGTCGGCTTTTACTTTTGCATTCATGCCATGATCCGCTGTTGCACCAATTATGGCTCCCATGTCCAGCATTTTCCCTAATTCCACGTCCTGCGCTTCGTAAAAAGCCAATGACTCTTCCGTATCCGGCGCATAAGTATGTTGCATATAATCGGTCAGCGACAGGTATAAAAAGTCGGCCATACCATTTTTAATCAATGCCACACCTGCACGCAGAACGAATAAACTGGCTTCAGCGCTGTAAATGGCCGGAGTTTTATGACCAATTACAGCTTCTGCATTTTCAATGCCATGCGTTTCCAGTTTAGCCTGATCGGCTTTTTCTGCCGAGAAGGCGATCCCTTTTAACCGATAAGAAAGGATGTCACGTAATTTTTCTTTTGCGGTCACTACTGCTACTTTACGACCTGCATTTGCCGCTGCCGCCAATAAGGTTTCTGCTCTGAGGTATTCCGAGGAGTTCATCATCACTTCCTGGTCCTTTTTCACATCATAAAAGAAATTACCACAAATACCGTGAACCGCAGGGCTGACACCAGTAACTATCGAAGAATTGTTTACATTGGTAAAAGAAGGTAAGGCACCACGCACCATGCCTCTGTAACCTTGAAGTACCATTTTTTTAAGGTTCGGCATCCGGTCGCAGGCCATAGTCATATCCAGATATTCATCTGCAGAACCATCCATACAAATCACCACGATTGGTTTTGCAGGAGGGGTATAATCTATGCCGTTAGCGGAAAAAGGGGTTATTGAGATATTATTCATTTCTGTTCTATTTTATACTGATGATTATGTTCTAATATACTATTGTCATTTCATTAAATAAGGGCAGGACCGCGACCAACGGCCCTAACCCTAAACGTACTAACCTAACTTATCTTCTATTTCAGAAGCCACATGATCTGGTCTCTATCGTCCACTTCAGTTCCAAACTGGGCACGCAATGCGGCTCTGTAATTCTCCGTGTTATCTGTATTTTCACTGGATGGGTAAGCCCATCTTACCGGAAGTTTCGTTACACTGTTAACCCCGGAAAACTTAAATTCCGGCACTCCGGTACGACGGTTCAGGAACCAGGCTTCTGATCCGGAGTTTTCAGCCAAAGAAAGATACATTTGTTCATGAATCCTTTTTAAACCCGCAGCACCTCCGATATACGGCGCTTTAGTGGTCAGATAATCTCCAATTGGAGCATTGTAAAAGGACATAGAAGCAGCTACGCCCTTATCATAATGCGTTTTCGCATCTTCAGTTATCCAGCCTCTGTTTGCCGCTTCAGCAATATTTAATTCCTGCTCTGAATAGCCCAATAAGATAGAGGGTTGTCCGACGAAATTCCAGAATCTTTTTTCATTGGGTTTAGAAAGTTCTCCATTATTTTTCCTTTGATTATTGGCGATGGCAGTAACCGCTGCGCTTGCTCCGGTATAAGAAGCAAAGTCTGCTCTGACCGCCGTTTCATTTGTCGGATTTGCTGCCAATGCCTTTGGTGTAGGGTCTGCAACAATCTGTAGTCTTGGGTCCTGATATTTTTTAAGCAGATCAATATAAGTGTCCACATACAAAACCCCTTCTCTTAAGATACCCGTATTCGGATTGTAGGTTCCTCTAAAACCATCTTCATCCCTATGGCTAAGCTGCATGTTGTCATTTATACTACTAAACAAAGGATACTTTGCCGGATTTTGAATCATATTCTGAAAGCGGCCTTTAACGTTAAGCTGAGCATCTCCTTCCTTTTTACTCAAAAGAATCAACATCCTGATGGTGTAAGCATTGATTGCTTTTTGCCATTTTTTAAGGTCTCCGCTATAATAAATATCACCATCCAGCGTAGCTCCGGGGTTGGCTGAAATATAAGCGGCAAGTTCGTTATTTGATTCGTCCAGCCAGTTTAAACATTGGATAAATACAGATTTTTGGGTATCGTATTTAGGTTTTGGAAATTTCGCCCCCTGCAAGGCTTCAGACAAAGGAATATCGCCCATTTGCCTCGTCATGATGCTATAGTAATAGGCTTTTAAAAATTTGGCAAGAATGACA
This region of Pedobacter steynii genomic DNA includes:
- a CDS encoding TIGR03364 family FAD-dependent oxidoreductase — protein: MLLLRENIFYALVDKMMKTPIYDLIVVGSGVLGTFHAIHAARMGKKVLLTEKDQYPVNATVRNFGQVVPSGMASDWFPYALRATELYKEIQRESDISVRNNGTLYIPSDKEELQLILELKSKMDDSGYESVLLSATDCLARYPSLKKEYCKGGLFFPQEVSVEPDQMIRKLISYAIGKYSNLSYKPATAMIECQVSGDRVNMVSAAGEMFHAEKAVICNGGEFKLLFASLFKESGITLCKLQMMKTLPMPEVQLEGNILTGLSIRRYESFQECLSFKKLSNPEDQQKLKKWGIHILFKKGIDGSIIIGDSHEYAGVNESDDLGFKINHQVNELMMTEAQRIVNFDVRKISETWAGFYPQHKTKPIVEYDIDDRIHIRTAIGGKGMTSAAGYAEASIKKIYH
- the phnY gene encoding phosphonoacetaldehyde dehydrogenase, which encodes MKEELTATENILRLASLVAAKPVSSGKQLAVYSPYDGRLVGTVEMADQSDTRNAIATALKGGTVLSRYERYRILDGARMLLLERKEAFARLITAESGLCIREADYEIGRAHDVLLFAAIECLKDDGQIYSCDISPNGKQRKIFTLREPLKLAVAITPFNHPLNQVAHKIAPALAAGTPVILKPSEKTPLTAIRFVELLYEAGLPEYMLSVLLGETKEVAEVLIQAPEVDLVSFTGSVAVGKKIAATAGYKKVILELGGNDPLIVLEDADLDLAVNLAAEGAFRNSGQRCTAVKRILVQERIAEAFTERFVEKTKEYLSGDPADPETRVGTVIDEQSAIYLEEVVAKAVAQGAKVLFGGKRQGALLEPTVIVNVPRDAQMVVQESFGPLAPIMTFKDIDDAIALSNSTAFGLSSGVVTNNMDHAIRFVKELKVGTVNINEVPGYRIENSPFGGIKDSGLGIKEGVVEAIKCFSYVKTFSMPW
- the phnA gene encoding phosphonoacetate hydrolase; amino-acid sequence: MNNISITPFSANGIDYTPPAKPIVVICMDGSADEYLDMTMACDRMPNLKKMVLQGYRGMVRGALPSFTNVNNSSIVTGVSPAVHGICGNFFYDVKKDQEVMMNSSEYLRAETLLAAAANAGRKVAVVTAKEKLRDILSYRLKGIAFSAEKADQAKLETHGIENAEAVIGHKTPAIYSAEASLFVLRAGVALIKNGMADFLYLSLTDYMQHTYAPDTEESLAFYEAQDVELGKMLDMGAIIGATADHGMNAKVKADGSPNVLFIETMLTEQFGPGFRVICPITDPYVKHHGALGSYVLVYVNNNSNIDEVEQWLAAQPGITEVYNKEKGCRLLEQPADRTGDLFVLSARDVVVGKTAADHDLKALDGTLRSHGGRYEEMVPLVISHRLNATYKMRAQGDPRNFDVFDFTVNGTH
- a CDS encoding SusD/RagB family nutrient-binding outer membrane lipoprotein; this translates as MKTIHKMLGIGLLMVTTSSCLKYDELRENPNNPASVPPSLLFTAVTPGPVSSFSDSYQDPQYHTFATADSGPLSYKYGGGTFYYGGSSAGNSTLRNIEKMIQEAETAKTPVYVILAKFLKAYYYSIMTRQMGDIPLSEALQGAKFPKPKYDTQKSVFIQCLNWLDESNNELAAYISANPGATLDGDIYYSGDLKKWQKAINAYTIRMLILLSKKEGDAQLNVKGRFQNMIQNPAKYPLFSSINDNMQLSHRDEDGFRGTYNPNTGILREGVLYVDTYIDLLKKYQDPRLQIVADPTPKALAANPTNETAVRADFASYTGASAAVTAIANNQRKNNGELSKPNEKRFWNFVGQPSILLGYSEQELNIAEAANRGWITEDAKTHYDKGVAASMSFYNAPIGDYLTTKAPYIGGAAGLKRIHEQMYLSLAENSGSEAWFLNRRTGVPEFKFSGVNSVTKLPVRWAYPSSENTDNTENYRAALRAQFGTEVDDRDQIMWLLK